Proteins encoded in a region of the Mycoplasma feriruminatoris genome:
- a CDS encoding thymidine kinase has translation MTDLDINEIEAYNTKKMGWIELITGCMFAGKTEEFIRRLRVLSYAKKKVLAFKPSIDNRYSVENITSHSGSKLDSYLVKSSDEIKQIVNKENQIQQVDVIGIDEVQFFDENVVDVIEELADQGIIVIVNGLDKDFRGLPFKNVDKLLVKAEFVTKLRARCHLCGSFANRSQRIVNGKPALWDSPLILVDGKESYEARCRNCFIAPKKEV, from the coding sequence ATGACTGATTTAGATATTAATGAAATAGAAGCTTACAACACTAAAAAAATGGGTTGGATTGAATTAATCACAGGTTGTATGTTTGCTGGAAAAACTGAAGAATTTATAAGACGTTTAAGAGTTTTAAGTTATGCTAAAAAGAAAGTATTAGCTTTTAAACCAAGTATTGATAATAGATATTCAGTTGAAAACATTACTTCACATTCAGGAAGTAAATTAGATTCTTATTTAGTTAAATCAAGTGATGAAATTAAACAAATAGTTAATAAAGAAAATCAAATTCAACAAGTTGATGTAATTGGAATTGATGAAGTACAATTCTTTGATGAAAATGTTGTTGATGTGATTGAAGAATTAGCCGATCAAGGAATTATTGTAATTGTTAATGGATTAGACAAAGATTTTAGAGGTCTGCCATTTAAAAACGTAGATAAATTACTAGTAAAAGCCGAGTTTGTTACAAAACTAAGAGCAAGATGTCATTTGTGTGGAAGTTTTGCAAACAGATCTCAAAGAATAGTGAATGGAAAACCTGCTTTATGAGATTCACCACTAATACTAGTTGATGGAAAAGAAAGTTATGAAGCAAGGTGTAGAAATTGTTTTATAGCTCCTAAAAAGGAAGTGTAA
- a CDS encoding DHH family phosphoesterase — protein MLDQKKSKLLLDKINQYQNIIIAKHKQPDWDAQGSAIGLANIINDNFKNKTIYVVGDRISDDDSFLIDESNLSDEFIKSSLIITVDTATKKRVDFDRFDLCKDSFKVDHHINVENYCNNDLIDDTSIANTQVVSLWAIENNLFISKTAAHNLYLGLLTDSNRFLYDKTNAVTFYVASRLLQAGADLKKANDFLYVSDLKLRQWMMYSFSKMKLTDSGIAYIVLLDDDLKDWNLEYEEIKLALSVMSGVKEIKIWFTIIQVDDILKVSLRSRDYAIDKIANKYNGGGHKLASGAEINSLDQINDLINDLEQLIKGE, from the coding sequence ATGTTAGATCAAAAAAAATCTAAACTATTATTAGATAAAATTAATCAATATCAAAATATTATTATTGCTAAACACAAACAACCTGATTGAGATGCACAAGGTAGTGCTATTGGGTTAGCTAACATTATTAATGATAATTTCAAAAATAAAACTATTTATGTAGTTGGAGATCGTATTAGTGATGATGATAGTTTTTTAATTGATGAATCTAATTTAAGTGATGAATTTATTAAAAGTAGTTTAATTATTACAGTTGATACAGCTACAAAAAAAAGAGTAGATTTTGATAGATTTGATTTGTGTAAAGATAGTTTTAAAGTTGATCATCATATAAATGTTGAAAATTATTGTAATAATGATTTAATTGATGATACTAGTATAGCAAATACTCAAGTAGTAAGTTTATGAGCTATAGAAAATAATTTGTTTATTTCAAAAACTGCTGCTCATAATCTATATTTAGGTTTACTAACTGATTCAAATAGATTTTTATATGATAAAACTAATGCTGTTACTTTTTATGTTGCAAGTAGATTATTACAAGCTGGAGCTGATCTAAAAAAAGCAAACGATTTTTTATATGTTTCAGATTTAAAACTAAGACAATGAATGATGTATAGTTTTTCTAAAATGAAATTAACTGATTCTGGAATTGCTTATATTGTTTTATTAGATGATGATTTAAAAGATTGAAATCTAGAGTATGAAGAAATTAAATTAGCTTTATCTGTAATGAGTGGAGTTAAAGAAATTAAAATTTGATTTACAATAATACAAGTAGACGATATTTTAAAAGTTTCACTAAGAAGTAGAGATTATGCTATTGATAAAATAGCAAATAAGTATAATGGAGGAGGACATAAGTTAGCTAGTGGAGCTGAAATTAATTCATTAGATCAAATTAATGATTTAATTAATGATTTAGAACAATTAATTAAAGGAGAATAA
- the prfA gene encoding peptide chain release factor 1, giving the protein MNAKTYEALETMQKRLVQIQKDLEDENTLKDIKKFTELNKEKASLEEVVEKFVEYKQAENQIKEAKHILENEKDQELIELAKIELDENYSKTESLQKVIEELLLPKDPNDDKNVIVEIRGAAGGDEANIFAGDLLRMYKLYAETQNWKINILEASLGEAGGYSQVVFMIKGDRVYSKLKFESGAHRVQRVPKTEAKGRIQTSTATVAVLPEMSEVEIDIKPGDLRIDTYRASGAGGQHVNTTDSAVRITHIPTGIVVTSQDGRSQHDNKDVAMTMLRAKVYEAEVEKQQAQADATRKNAVGTGARSEKIRTYNYPQNRVTDHRVGLTLNKLDQVMEGNIDEFIIALINEEQRQKVAQQLEENNE; this is encoded by the coding sequence ATGAATGCTAAAACATATGAAGCATTAGAAACAATGCAAAAAAGATTAGTTCAAATTCAAAAAGATCTAGAAGATGAAAATACTTTAAAAGATATTAAAAAATTTACTGAACTAAACAAAGAAAAAGCAAGTTTAGAAGAAGTTGTTGAAAAGTTTGTTGAATATAAACAAGCTGAAAATCAAATTAAAGAAGCAAAACATATTTTAGAAAATGAAAAAGATCAAGAACTAATTGAACTTGCAAAAATTGAATTAGATGAAAATTATTCTAAAACCGAATCACTACAAAAAGTGATTGAAGAATTATTATTACCAAAAGATCCAAATGATGATAAAAACGTTATTGTTGAAATCAGAGGAGCTGCTGGTGGTGATGAAGCTAATATTTTTGCAGGTGATCTTTTAAGAATGTATAAACTTTATGCTGAAACACAAAATTGAAAAATCAATATTTTAGAAGCTAGCTTAGGTGAAGCTGGTGGATATAGTCAAGTTGTGTTTATGATTAAAGGTGATAGAGTTTATTCTAAATTAAAATTTGAATCTGGTGCTCATAGAGTACAACGTGTGCCAAAAACTGAAGCAAAAGGAAGAATTCAAACTTCAACTGCAACTGTTGCTGTTTTACCTGAAATGAGTGAAGTTGAAATTGATATTAAACCAGGTGATTTAAGAATTGATACTTATAGAGCTTCTGGTGCTGGTGGTCAACACGTTAATACAACTGATTCAGCAGTAAGAATTACACATATACCAACTGGAATTGTTGTAACTAGTCAAGACGGAAGAAGTCAACACGATAATAAAGATGTAGCGATGACAATGTTAAGAGCAAAAGTTTATGAAGCTGAAGTTGAAAAACAACAAGCTCAAGCTGATGCAACTAGAAAAAATGCTGTAGGAACTGGTGCTAGATCTGAAAAAATTAGAACTTATAATTACCCACAAAACCGTGTAACTGATCATAGAGTTGGCTTAACTTTAAATAAATTAGATCAAGTTATGGAAGGTAATATTGATGAATTTATTATTGCTTTAATCAATGAAGAACAACGTCAAAAAGTAGCACAACAATTAGAAGAAAATAATGAATAA
- the rpsL gene encoding 30S ribosomal protein S12, translating to MPTINQLVKVNRKAKTWKTKAPALNRGINTLIKKVTKIASPQKRGVCTRVATMTPKKPNSALRKYARVRLTNGMEVNAYIPGEGHNLQEHSVVLIRGGRVKDLPGVRYHVIRGTLDTQGVAKRSQGRSLYGVKRPKVKK from the coding sequence ATGCCAACAATTAACCAATTAGTTAAAGTTAACCGTAAAGCAAAAACATGAAAAACTAAAGCTCCAGCCTTAAACAGAGGGATTAATACTTTAATTAAAAAAGTTACTAAAATTGCATCACCTCAAAAACGTGGAGTATGTACGCGTGTTGCAACAATGACACCTAAAAAACCTAACTCAGCCTTACGTAAATACGCTCGTGTTAGATTAACAAATGGAATGGAAGTTAATGCATATATTCCAGGAGAAGGACACAACTTACAAGAACACAGTGTTGTTTTAATTCGTGGTGGACGTGTTAAAGACTTACCTGGGGTTAGATATCACGTAATTAGAGGTACTTTAGATACTCAAGGTGTAGCAAAACGTTCTCAAGGACGTTCACTATATGGAGTAAAAAGACCTAAAGTTAAAAAATAA
- the prmC gene encoding peptide chain release factor N(5)-glutamine methyltransferase has protein sequence MNKTIFNVLKQIQQTNISLNKADVYHILEHILNKDYQWIISNLDYLLTKRQVYKLDQILELLKQNYPLAYILKSKYFYSYKFFVNKDVLIPRNESELMIDYASEFIKNNDDLLIVDLCTGSGCLGISCALLNQKNKVILTDISYKALKVANKNIKKFNLTNTSCLSGNFIDVLIKNNLKANLIICNPPYIDINDKNLDKDVVNFEPNIALFAPNNGLYFYEVLIKNIDKIVDTNKNFLIVLEFGWLQKDSIEQLLVNNCLKYKYEFKKDYNGYWRNLIIKNF, from the coding sequence ATGAATAAGACTATTTTTAATGTTTTAAAACAAATACAACAAACTAACATCAGCTTAAACAAGGCTGATGTTTATCATATTTTAGAACATATTTTAAATAAAGATTATCAATGAATAATTAGTAATTTAGACTATTTACTAACAAAAAGACAAGTTTATAAATTAGATCAAATCTTAGAATTATTAAAACAAAATTATCCATTAGCTTATATTTTAAAAAGTAAGTATTTTTATTCATATAAGTTTTTTGTAAATAAAGATGTTTTAATTCCTAGAAATGAATCTGAATTAATGATTGATTATGCTAGTGAATTTATTAAAAATAATGATGATTTATTAATTGTTGATCTATGCACTGGTAGTGGGTGTTTAGGTATAAGTTGTGCTTTATTAAATCAAAAAAATAAAGTAATTTTAACTGATATATCTTATAAAGCTTTAAAAGTAGCTAATAAAAATATTAAGAAATTTAATTTAACTAATACTAGTTGTTTATCTGGTAATTTTATTGATGTTTTAATTAAAAATAATTTAAAAGCAAATCTAATAATTTGTAATCCCCCATATATTGATATAAATGATAAAAACCTAGATAAAGACGTAGTTAATTTTGAGCCAAACATTGCTTTATTTGCACCAAACAACGGTTTATATTTTTATGAAGTTTTAATTAAAAATATAGATAAAATAGTTGATACTAACAAAAACTTTTTAATAGTTTTAGAATTTGGATGATTACAAAAAGACTCAATTGAGCAATTATTAGTTAATAATTGTTTAAAATATAAGTATGAATTTAAAAAAGATTACAATGGTTATTGAAGAAATTTAATTATTAAAAATTTTTAA
- the rpsG gene encoding 30S ribosomal protein S7 — MRKNRAEKRDVLADPIYNSKLVTRAINKIMLDGKRGIAQSIIYDAFNIIKEKTNKEPIEVFNKAIENIKPHLELKVRRIGGANYQVPVEVSAERQITLALRWLINYARLRNEKVMTIKLANEIIDASNNIGGSVKKREDTHKMAEANKAFAHYRW; from the coding sequence ATGCGTAAAAATAGAGCAGAAAAAAGAGATGTTTTAGCAGATCCAATTTATAATTCTAAATTAGTTACTCGTGCAATTAATAAAATTATGTTAGATGGTAAAAGAGGAATTGCTCAGTCAATTATTTATGATGCATTTAATATAATTAAAGAAAAAACTAATAAAGAACCAATTGAAGTATTTAATAAAGCTATTGAAAATATTAAACCTCACTTAGAATTAAAAGTTCGTCGTATTGGAGGAGCTAACTATCAAGTTCCTGTTGAAGTTTCAGCTGAAAGACAAATTACATTAGCATTACGTTGATTAATTAATTATGCAAGATTAAGAAACGAAAAAGTTATGACAATCAAATTAGCTAATGAAATTATTGATGCATCAAATAATATTGGTGGATCAGTTAAAAAACGTGAAGATACTCATAAAATGGCAGAAGCAAATAAAGCATTTGCTCATTACCGTTGATAA
- a CDS encoding L-threonylcarbamoyladenylate synthase, whose amino-acid sequence MLTDIKINKAIELLKNNQIIILPTDTIYGLSAVYSLENQIRVNQVKNADITKPLIVLISSLDQLDNLDITDLSDKDYLLNDEPTTVIFKTKSSSMGIRLVKRDDIKKIINTVGPIISTSVNLHNNKHLTKEVDLINFNQNIEVFFDNELNNKPSKIYSSILKKYLR is encoded by the coding sequence ATGTTAACAGATATAAAAATAAATAAAGCTATAGAGTTATTAAAAAATAATCAAATCATAATTTTACCAACTGATACAATCTATGGACTTTCAGCAGTTTATAGTTTAGAAAATCAAATTAGAGTAAATCAAGTAAAAAATGCTGATATTACTAAACCTTTAATTGTTTTAATTTCTAGTTTAGATCAATTAGATAATTTAGATATTACTGATTTAAGTGATAAAGATTATTTATTAAATGATGAACCTACAACTGTTATTTTTAAAACTAAAAGTTCAAGTATGGGTATAAGATTAGTTAAAAGAGATGATATTAAAAAAATAATAAATACAGTTGGTCCAATTATTTCAACAAGTGTTAATTTACATAATAATAAACATTTAACTAAAGAAGTTGATTTAATTAATTTTAATCAAAATATAGAAGTGTTTTTTGACAATGAATTAAATAATAAACCTTCAAAAATCTATAGTAGTATATTAAAAAAATATTTAAGATAA
- the cls gene encoding cardiolipin synthase gives MKKPVVTVLSLIFMFGLTIFGLLLLNIYFFTWPLIGFAIFHFLSWIWAFIVLADKKRRFETRIRWFCFIVVVPIIGVLSYLFFGRSYKYKITKNYKFLEIQNKHLENELEQIDQILVTKIPQFKRAFKTASISQTNNIFLNSEVEFLENGNQLFLNLFRDIKNAKHYILLNFYIFKDGKLLDQLTNLLIKKLKENVKVFIIYDFAGSYTLFEEARIKLVKYGCQIVSYAPVRFPFIKWTANYRDHRKDVVIDNKIGYIGGINIGDEYVNLDNKFGYWNDCSLRITGNAVSEIQRIFISDYDFYKPSFKKSSIKDQLDLNNVYPIKTKDQLVQIVSSGPNHEEPIHLSIFTNLINSAQKRIWISTPYFIPPQEIRTALINAANSKLDVRILIPGLTDKAFLLDQTKQWTRELYKAGVKIYSINNVFNHNKTYIFDDEISFIGSTNLDFRALFADQQTMGLIYSKKLNKTISKKFEQDFKNSYLYDHLPNKNINWFRKLVIKIYNIIQPLL, from the coding sequence ATGAAAAAACCAGTAGTAACAGTTTTATCTTTAATTTTTATGTTTGGATTAACAATTTTTGGTTTATTGTTGTTAAACATTTACTTTTTTACTTGACCTTTAATTGGTTTTGCAATATTTCACTTTTTATCTTGAATCTGAGCTTTTATAGTTTTAGCTGATAAAAAAAGAAGATTTGAAACAAGAATTAGATGATTTTGTTTTATTGTTGTAGTTCCTATTATAGGAGTTTTATCTTATTTATTTTTTGGTAGATCTTATAAATATAAAATTACAAAAAACTACAAGTTTTTAGAAATCCAAAATAAACATTTAGAAAATGAATTAGAACAAATTGATCAAATTTTAGTTACAAAAATACCTCAATTTAAACGTGCTTTTAAAACAGCTTCTATTTCTCAAACAAACAACATTTTTTTAAACAGTGAAGTTGAGTTTTTAGAAAATGGTAATCAATTATTTTTAAATTTATTTAGAGATATTAAAAATGCTAAACATTATATTTTATTAAATTTTTATATTTTTAAAGATGGTAAATTATTAGATCAATTAACTAATTTATTAATTAAAAAGTTAAAAGAAAATGTTAAAGTATTTATTATTTATGATTTTGCAGGAAGTTATACTTTATTTGAAGAAGCTAGAATTAAGTTAGTAAAATATGGATGTCAAATAGTTAGTTATGCTCCAGTGAGATTTCCATTTATTAAATGAACTGCAAATTATAGAGATCATAGAAAAGATGTTGTTATTGATAATAAGATCGGATATATTGGTGGAATTAATATTGGTGATGAATATGTTAATTTAGATAATAAGTTTGGTTATTGAAATGATTGTTCTTTAAGAATTACAGGTAATGCTGTTAGTGAAATTCAACGTATTTTTATTAGTGATTATGATTTTTATAAACCAAGTTTTAAAAAAAGTTCAATTAAAGATCAATTAGATTTAAATAATGTTTATCCAATTAAAACAAAAGATCAATTAGTTCAAATTGTTTCAAGTGGTCCAAATCATGAAGAACCAATTCATTTATCTATTTTTACTAATTTAATTAACTCAGCACAAAAAAGAATTTGAATTTCAACACCTTATTTTATACCACCTCAAGAAATTAGAACAGCTCTAATTAATGCTGCTAATTCTAAATTAGATGTAAGAATTTTAATTCCAGGTTTAACTGATAAAGCTTTTTTATTAGATCAAACAAAACAATGAACTAGAGAATTATATAAAGCTGGTGTTAAGATTTATTCTATTAATAATGTGTTTAATCATAATAAGACTTATATTTTTGATGATGAAATTAGTTTTATAGGTTCAACAAATCTTGATTTTAGAGCTTTATTTGCTGATCAACAAACAATGGGATTAATTTATTCTAAAAAACTAAATAAAACTATTTCTAAAAAGTTTGAACAAGATTTTAAAAATAGTTATTTATATGATCATTTACCAAATAAAAACATTAATTGATTTAGAAAATTAGTTATTAAAATCTATAATATTATTCAACCTTTACTTTAA